One stretch of Ananas comosus cultivar F153 linkage group 6, ASM154086v1, whole genome shotgun sequence DNA includes these proteins:
- the LOC109711373 gene encoding uclacyanin 1-like, whose protein sequence is MDSFLKSQLVLAIGALVLFSIDHGGVGVFRGCEATIKGVDHVVGGDPGWEANTDVATWAVNKIFTVGDSIWFAYSAAEERIVEVESKEEFESCKVGNPIRMYTEGLSRVSLENEGSRYFISSSSESCKNGLKLHVNVQPQSKAVREIKGDDAVNRGVAAEGPKPSSCSHFHQGSSLKWFAMAFICFIISLRGL, encoded by the exons ATGGATAGTTTTCTAAAGAGCCAACTAGTCCTGGCAATTGGAGCACTAGTGCTATTCTCAATAGACCATGGAGGTGTTGGGGTATTTAGAGGGTGTGAAGCAACAATCAAAGGGGTTGATCATGTGGTTGGTGGTGATCCAGGGTGGGAGGCTAACACAGATGTTGCTACTTGGGCTGTGAACAAGATCTTTACGGTTGGAGATAGCATAT GGTTTGCATACTCTGCGGCAGAGGAGAGGATCGTTGAGGTAGAAAGCAAGGAGGAGTTCGAGTCATGCAAGGTCGGCAACCCCATCAGGATGTACACAGAGGGACTCAGTAGGGTGAGCCTTGAGAATGAAGGATCAAGATACTTCATCAGCAGCAGTTCGGAGAGTTGCAAGAATGGTCTCAAACTGCATGTGAATGTACAACCACAAAGCAAAGCAGTGAGAGAGATTAAGGGAGATGATGCAGTAAATAGAGGCGTAGCAGCTGAAGGGCCAAAACCCTCTTCTTGTTCTCACTTCCACCAGGGGTCTTCACTGAAGTGGTTTGCGATGGCTTTTATCTGTTTCATCATTAGTCTCAGAGGCCTTTGA
- the LOC109711372 gene encoding protein HOMOLOG OF MAMMALIAN LYST-INTERACTING PROTEIN 5: protein MGSDGEPAKLLLPYLQRADELQKHEPLVAYYCRLYAMERGLRIPQKERTKTTNALLISLMNQLEKDKKSLKLGPEDNLYIEGFASNVFAKADKQDRAGRADLNTAKTFYAASIFFEILNQFGELQPDLEQKQKYAVWKAADIRKALKEGRRPEPGPPGGDKDATPAGTPANSYDLGPSQSFPTSQPGFDTSPQHVEKPSPSHDLGRSESFSTRHPEEYAPKDHTERVNPQDPTPPPFSPPSYSTSDYPSNGPHQLPTNNRPEAPSYTQQYHPNPYSTEQPHMPQTYLPPENPDPSFSYPNFQTYPSSQESTFPSVPSHQPSYYHGADASSYSPQQPPLSSYPSNVQYYHNNEIANQTAPPAPPAESYKYDSSYEPSLEKIGEAHKAARFAVGALAFDDVPVAVEHLRRALELLTNPSAELH, encoded by the exons ATGGGGAGCGATGGGGAGCCCGCGAAGCTTCTCCTCCCCTATCTCCAGCGAGCCGATGAGCTCCAGAAGCACGAACCCCTCGTCGCCTACTACT GTCGGTTGTACGCGATGGAGAGAGGGCTAAGGATCCCGCAGAAGGAGCGGACGAAGACCACCAACGCCCTCCTCATCTCCCTCATGAATCAGCTCGAGAAG GATAAGAAATCACTGAAGTTAGGTCCTGAAGATAATCTTTATATAGAGGGATTTGCATCAAATGTTTTTGCAAAAGCAGATAAGCAAGATCGTGCTGGACGAGCTGACTT AAATACTGCAAAAACCTTCTACGCTGCAAGCATCTTCTTTGAGATTCTGAACCAGTTTGGTGAACTTCAGCCTGAT CTTGAACAGAAACAAAAATATGCTGTGTGGAAAGCTGCTGATATAAGAAAAGCTCTGAAAGAAGGTCGAAGGCCAGAACCGGGTCCTCCTGGTGGAGATAAAGATGCAACACCGGCTGGCACCCCTGCCAACTCATAT GATCTGGGGCCAAGTCAGAGCTTCCCCACCAGCCAACCAGGTTTTGACACATCACCCCAGCATGTAGAAAAG CCTTCTCCTTCCCATGATCTGGGCAGGAGCGAAAGCTTCTCAACTAGACACCCAGAGGAGTACGCACCAAAAGATCACACAGAGAGGGTCAATCCACAAGATCCCACACCGCCACCTTTTTCACCTCCCTCTTACTCGACCAGTGATTATCCATCAAATGGTCCACACCAGCTTCCAACAAACAATAGACCTGAAGCCCCTTCCTACACTCAACAATACCACCCTAATCCTTACTCGACTGAGCAGCCTCACATGCCACAGACCTATCTCCCTCCAGAAAATCCAGACCCCTCCTTCTCATACCCTAATTTCCAGACATACCCTAGCTCTCAGGAAAGCACTTTCCCATCAGTTCCCTCTCACCAACCTTCTTACTACCATGGCGCTGATGCTTCTTCCTATTCACCCCAACAACCTCCCCTTTCAAGTTACCCATCAAACGTGCAATATTATCATAATAATGAAATTGCAAACCAAACTGCTCCTCCAGCCCCACCCGCCGAAAGCTACAAGTACGACAGCAGTTATGAGCCATCTTTGGAGAAGATCGGGGAGGCTCACAAGGCAGCGAGGTTTGCTGTGGGTGCCCTTGCATTTGATGACGTACCTGTCGCGGTTGAGCACCTCCGGCGTGCTCTTGAGCTTCTAACAAATCCTTCTGCTGAACTTCATTAA